A window of the Euzebya pacifica genome harbors these coding sequences:
- a CDS encoding NAD(P)/FAD-dependent oxidoreductase, producing the protein MTHVAIIGAGIIGASCAYHLASRGAEVTVIEREEGVAMGSTGRSAAGFRVQFSTPPNVQLSLKSLEWYRSHDSGYQPQGYLFLVPEERWADRLEQVEMQRAEGARVDILTVEQAREIVDFVPDGIHGATFGPDDGFVDPDRSAQLLMSQAREQGTVFHRLETVTDIAVDGDGWQLTTNKGELHADVVVNAAGAWGGEVAAMAGLTVPVEPFRNDVFVTAPRERDRVLPLTIDLPSGVYFRSEGNRLLIGHHDHHGPKGFLTGVDWDHLDQIMEAAFERYPWFESEELDQKASWWGYYEVTPDYSPVLGRDPAATGWVNACGFSGHGVMHAPAAGLVIAEEVLDGEAHSVDLSPFRLERFDGQDLTIETAVI; encoded by the coding sequence ATGACCCACGTAGCGATCATCGGCGCCGGCATCATCGGCGCCTCCTGCGCCTACCACCTGGCCTCCCGCGGAGCCGAGGTCACCGTCATCGAACGGGAGGAGGGCGTGGCGATGGGCTCCACCGGCCGCAGCGCCGCAGGGTTCCGCGTGCAGTTCTCCACCCCACCCAACGTGCAGCTCTCGCTGAAGTCGCTGGAGTGGTATCGATCCCACGACTCGGGCTACCAGCCGCAGGGGTACCTGTTCCTCGTCCCGGAGGAACGGTGGGCGGACCGACTCGAGCAGGTGGAGATGCAGCGAGCCGAAGGCGCCCGTGTCGACATCCTGACCGTCGAGCAGGCGCGGGAGATCGTCGACTTCGTCCCCGACGGCATCCACGGCGCCACCTTCGGGCCCGACGACGGCTTCGTCGACCCCGACCGGTCCGCCCAGCTGCTGATGTCCCAGGCACGCGAGCAGGGCACGGTCTTCCATCGCCTCGAGACCGTCACCGACATCGCGGTCGACGGCGACGGTTGGCAGCTGACCACCAACAAGGGCGAGCTGCACGCCGACGTGGTCGTCAACGCCGCCGGGGCATGGGGCGGCGAGGTCGCGGCGATGGCCGGGCTGACGGTGCCCGTCGAACCCTTCCGCAACGACGTCTTCGTCACCGCGCCCCGCGAACGCGACCGTGTGCTGCCGCTGACCATCGACCTGCCGTCGGGCGTGTACTTCCGCTCCGAGGGCAACCGGCTGCTGATCGGCCACCACGACCACCACGGGCCGAAGGGATTCCTGACCGGGGTCGACTGGGACCACCTGGACCAGATCATGGAGGCGGCGTTCGAGCGCTACCCCTGGTTCGAGTCCGAGGAGCTGGACCAGAAGGCCTCGTGGTGGGGCTACTACGAGGTGACGCCCGACTACTCCCCCGTCCTCGGCCGCGACCCCGCCGCCACCGGCTGGGTCAACGCCTGCGGGTTCTCCGGCCACGGGGTCATGCACGCACCGGCAGCCGGGTTGGTCATCGCCGAGGAGGTGCTGGACGGCGAGGCACACTCCGTCGACCTGTCCCCCTTCCGCCTCGAGCGGTTCGACGGCCAGGACCTGACGATCGAGACCGCCGTCATCTGA
- a CDS encoding DUF1697 domain-containing protein, which yields MHRHLAFLRAINVAGRRVTNADLCAALEGAGFAAVTAYQAAGNLVVDADTEDPTVVAGRVEQALRDTFGWDVPTFVRSREETHAIAAATPFEDDAIASATSKPQVILLLDALDEAANSAVASLSTEVDQLVVDGREVHWLPVDGVGRAALDLDGLARITGPTTVRTAGTIQRMAAKFLAA from the coding sequence GTGCATCGCCACCTTGCCTTCCTCCGTGCCATCAACGTGGCCGGCCGGCGCGTCACCAACGCCGACCTGTGCGCGGCGCTCGAGGGCGCCGGATTTGCCGCCGTGACCGCCTACCAGGCGGCCGGCAACCTCGTCGTCGACGCCGACACCGAGGACCCGACGGTGGTCGCGGGACGCGTCGAGCAGGCGCTGCGCGACACGTTCGGCTGGGACGTCCCCACGTTCGTCCGCAGCCGGGAGGAGACCCACGCCATCGCCGCCGCCACGCCGTTCGAGGACGACGCCATCGCGTCGGCGACCAGCAAACCGCAGGTGATCCTCCTCCTCGACGCGCTGGACGAGGCGGCCAACTCGGCCGTCGCGAGCCTGTCGACCGAGGTCGACCAGCTGGTCGTTGATGGTCGGGAGGTGCACTGGCTGCCCGTCGACGGGGTGGGCCGGGCTGCCCTGGACCTGGACGGGCTGGCCCGCATCACCGGACCGACCACGGTCCGGACCGCGGGGACGATCCAGCGGATGGCCGCGAAGTTCCTGGCGGCCTGA
- a CDS encoding acyl-CoA dehydrogenase family protein — protein sequence MQRTLFTDDHELFRDSVRGFVADRVVPFHDAWDDDGIVPRSLFTEAGELGMLAFSAPEEFGGAGMADFRFNQVLNEEFYYAGVASAGLALTLHNDIILPYFAEQTNDEQRARWLPGICTGETITAVAMTEPGIGSDLAGMTTTAIRDGDHYVVNGAKTFISNGINADLVVTAVKTDPSARHAGVSLLVIERGMDGFERGRNLDKIGLHAQDTAELSFDDVRVPVANLLGEEGQGFAVLTHNLAQERLSIAISGVAAARAAIGWTVDYVKERGAFGKRIADFQNTKFVLAECDTEVALAESFTDQCVLALNEGTLTPADASRAKWWCTELQKRVLDRCLQLFGGYGYMREYPIARAYADARITTIYGGTTEIQKTIIAKDLGL from the coding sequence ATGCAGCGCACACTCTTCACCGACGACCACGAGCTGTTCCGGGACAGCGTCCGTGGCTTCGTGGCCGACCGCGTCGTGCCCTTCCACGACGCCTGGGACGACGACGGCATCGTGCCGCGGTCGTTGTTCACCGAAGCGGGTGAGCTCGGCATGCTCGCCTTCAGCGCGCCCGAGGAGTTCGGGGGTGCCGGCATGGCCGACTTCCGGTTCAACCAGGTGCTCAACGAGGAGTTCTACTACGCCGGTGTCGCCTCGGCGGGCCTTGCCCTGACCCTCCACAACGACATCATCCTCCCGTACTTCGCCGAGCAGACCAACGACGAGCAGCGGGCCCGGTGGCTGCCCGGCATCTGCACCGGCGAGACGATCACCGCGGTCGCCATGACCGAACCGGGGATCGGCTCGGACCTGGCCGGCATGACGACCACCGCCATCCGCGACGGCGACCACTACGTCGTCAACGGGGCCAAGACGTTCATCTCCAACGGCATCAACGCCGACCTGGTCGTGACCGCCGTCAAGACCGACCCGTCCGCCCGCCACGCCGGCGTCTCCCTGCTGGTCATCGAGCGGGGTATGGACGGGTTCGAACGCGGTCGGAACCTCGACAAGATCGGCCTGCATGCCCAGGACACCGCCGAGCTGTCCTTCGACGACGTGCGGGTGCCGGTCGCCAACCTGCTGGGGGAGGAGGGGCAGGGATTCGCCGTCCTGACCCACAACCTGGCGCAGGAGCGGCTGTCGATCGCCATCTCCGGTGTCGCCGCCGCACGCGCGGCGATCGGCTGGACGGTGGACTACGTCAAGGAGCGCGGCGCGTTCGGCAAGCGCATCGCCGACTTCCAGAACACCAAGTTCGTCCTTGCCGAGTGCGACACCGAGGTGGCCCTGGCGGAGTCGTTCACCGACCAGTGCGTGCTGGCCCTCAACGAGGGCACGTTGACGCCGGCCGATGCCAGCCGGGCCAAGTGGTGGTGCACCGAGCTGCAGAAGCGGGTGCTGGACCGCTGCCTGCAGCTGTTCGGCGGCTACGGCTACATGCGCGAGTACCCCATCGCCCGGGCCTACGCCGACGCCCGGATCACCACGATCTACGGCGGCACGACGGAGATCCAGAAGACGATCATCGCCAAGGACCTCGGGCTGTAG
- a CDS encoding DUF2087 domain-containing protein, whose protein sequence is MTPEEFAKFALDRRRLAVLGLLAVEPVDTDGLVAATGQDRREVLEALGVLAVEGLVIKGDAEAWVLQESGLLAVADLLPKAPPPAPRVFFGMTADEGEVLARYTSGNRLTEIPSKRSHRLVVLERLALEFDPGTRYEERQVNGILSLWHPDYAALRRALVDEGFMDRGGGEYWRAGGRVTELG, encoded by the coding sequence ATGACGCCCGAGGAGTTCGCCAAGTTCGCCCTCGACCGACGGCGGCTGGCAGTCCTCGGGCTGCTGGCCGTCGAGCCGGTGGACACCGACGGCCTGGTCGCCGCCACCGGGCAGGACCGGCGGGAGGTGCTGGAGGCCCTCGGGGTCCTGGCGGTGGAGGGGCTGGTCATCAAGGGCGACGCCGAGGCCTGGGTCCTGCAGGAGTCCGGCCTGCTGGCCGTGGCCGACCTGCTGCCGAAGGCTCCTCCACCCGCACCACGCGTGTTCTTCGGCATGACCGCCGACGAGGGCGAGGTCCTGGCCCGCTACACGAGCGGCAACCGGCTGACGGAGATCCCGTCGAAGCGATCGCACCGGCTGGTCGTCCTCGAACGGCTCGCCCTCGAGTTCGATCCGGGCACCCGCTACGAGGAACGACAGGTCAACGGAATCCTGTCGTTGTGGCATCCCGACTACGCCGCGCTCCGTCGAGCGTTGGTCGACGAGGGGTTCATGGACCGTGGTGGCGGCGAGTACTGGCGTGCAGGTGGACGGGTGACCGAGCTCGGCTGA
- a CDS encoding TIM44-like domain-containing protein, with translation MWDLLGHAAIVIAQAGGGGNFGGGSSGGGFSGGGGSSFGGGSSFGGGSGGGGDLSPTTIIVFLVIWGIFALVGNATKKQQSRKVTRTIRQGRKVQEQMLRQQALAAIVQRDPGFDEHRFLNDVARGFITTQYAWSEQDLTPSRPFVSDGVHERFGLYIDMQKVEGIRNRMKDVTVTNAETVAITSDTHYDTIHVRFTARAISYNESLTTGRRVSGNSDSAPITFTEIWSFSRRPGVLTRQGAGLLQGSCPNCGEILHIADRAQCTACQAIVNSGEYDWVLSEITQDEEWIVPPARHDVPGWAELASRDPGLNVQHLEDRASVIYWRSMMAIYHDDLDLARPILQPDASDVPQLWRASTGSFWSNPAVGSVEVKGALPAGDGEPFDRIQVQVRWSGVQATGDRAKPRELTPQRIYSHVLVLKRKVGVTSNLAHTFTSFSCTNCAGPLDVGKASECRFCGTPINDGSTDWVLEDVQPFSAMRAYLQEQAQDQRIVAAGGHERMETDRFLNEPDLLVAVARMAMSDGVLHDRERQMLIHLAQSRGVGPNRLEQIVNTSMDPSQPVNLPRGEEQAQAFMVQLIRAALIDGMISREERKLLVGVGSQVGWTAREISRSIKATRKDLYGEAKDVLDRAEHMPPPPSPGQRPSGPGQPPPPPA, from the coding sequence ATGTGGGACCTCTTGGGACACGCCGCGATCGTCATCGCCCAGGCCGGCGGTGGCGGCAACTTCGGCGGCGGCAGCAGCGGCGGTGGCTTCAGCGGCGGAGGGGGGTCCAGCTTCGGGGGCGGCTCCAGCTTCGGCGGTGGGAGCGGCGGCGGGGGCGACCTGTCCCCGACGACCATCATCGTCTTCCTCGTGATCTGGGGAATCTTCGCCCTCGTCGGCAACGCGACGAAGAAGCAGCAGTCCCGGAAGGTGACGCGCACGATCCGGCAGGGCCGCAAGGTGCAGGAACAGATGCTGCGACAGCAGGCGCTGGCCGCCATCGTCCAGCGTGACCCCGGATTCGACGAGCACCGATTCCTCAACGACGTGGCGCGGGGCTTCATCACCACCCAGTACGCCTGGTCCGAGCAGGACCTGACCCCAAGCCGACCGTTCGTCTCCGACGGGGTCCACGAGCGGTTCGGGCTGTACATCGACATGCAGAAGGTCGAGGGCATCCGCAACCGGATGAAGGACGTGACCGTCACCAACGCCGAGACGGTGGCGATCACCTCCGACACCCACTACGACACCATCCACGTGCGGTTCACCGCCCGGGCCATCAGCTACAACGAGAGCCTGACCACGGGCCGGCGCGTGTCGGGCAACTCCGACTCGGCACCAATCACGTTCACCGAGATCTGGTCGTTCTCCCGCCGTCCCGGGGTCCTCACCCGTCAGGGCGCCGGGCTCCTGCAGGGGTCGTGCCCCAACTGCGGCGAGATCCTGCACATCGCCGACCGTGCGCAGTGCACGGCCTGCCAGGCCATCGTCAACTCCGGTGAGTACGACTGGGTGCTGTCGGAGATCACCCAGGACGAGGAGTGGATCGTCCCGCCCGCCCGTCACGACGTGCCCGGTTGGGCCGAGCTCGCCAGCCGCGACCCCGGCCTGAACGTGCAGCACCTGGAGGACCGGGCGTCGGTCATCTACTGGCGGTCGATGATGGCGATCTACCACGACGACCTCGACCTGGCGCGACCGATCCTGCAGCCCGATGCCAGCGACGTGCCGCAGCTGTGGCGCGCGTCCACCGGCTCGTTCTGGTCCAACCCGGCGGTGGGATCGGTGGAGGTCAAGGGCGCGCTGCCCGCCGGGGACGGCGAGCCGTTCGACCGGATCCAGGTCCAGGTCCGCTGGTCGGGCGTCCAGGCCACCGGCGACCGGGCCAAGCCGCGGGAGCTGACGCCGCAGCGCATCTACAGCCACGTGCTGGTGCTCAAGCGCAAGGTCGGGGTGACCAGCAACCTCGCCCACACCTTCACGTCCTTCTCGTGCACCAACTGCGCCGGCCCGCTCGACGTCGGCAAGGCCAGCGAATGCCGGTTCTGCGGCACGCCGATCAACGACGGCTCCACCGACTGGGTGCTGGAGGACGTCCAGCCCTTCTCCGCGATGCGGGCCTACCTGCAGGAGCAGGCGCAGGACCAACGGATCGTCGCGGCCGGCGGCCACGAGCGCATGGAGACCGACCGGTTCCTCAACGAACCCGACCTGCTCGTCGCCGTGGCACGGATGGCGATGTCCGACGGCGTCCTGCACGACCGCGAACGACAGATGTTGATCCACCTCGCCCAGAGCCGTGGGGTCGGACCGAACCGGCTCGAGCAGATCGTCAACACCTCGATGGACCCCTCCCAGCCCGTCAACCTGCCCCGGGGCGAGGAGCAGGCACAGGCGTTCATGGTCCAGCTGATCCGCGCCGCCCTCATCGACGGGATGATCAGCCGGGAGGAACGAAAGCTCCTCGTCGGTGTCGGGTCACAGGTGGGCTGGACGGCACGGGAGATCAGCCGGTCGATCAAGGCGACCCGCAAGGACCTCTACGGCGAGGCCAAGGACGTCCTCGACCGCGCCGAGCACATGCCACCGCCGCCGTCGCCCGGCCAGCGCCCCTCGGGCCCCGGTCAGCCCCCGCCACCGCCCGCCTGA
- a CDS encoding alpha/beta hydrolase codes for MASPTDASDQSDRLRAVLDAEIAAALDDLPPALDARRGVEAFVPEERPLPPADDDTLDIVDRHLPGLDANPPVPARTYRLRGRTDQAGRGVLVLHGGGFVSGGVGLADPTLRDLATELDAVVVAPTYRLAPAHPFPAAFDDCRAALGWLADQPDVDRVVVFGVSSGGALAAGLALHARDHGGPDIDAVVMGFPVTDDRLVTPSSHEVTDRRIWNRGMAELSWQAYLGDAHGTDDVSPYAAPMRAVDPAGLPPTTITVDQHDPLRDEGIAWAQRLMHAGVPTELHAFPGTFHGSMGFAPDAAVSRRELRALVDAIARA; via the coding sequence ATGGCCTCCCCGACCGACGCGTCCGACCAGTCCGACCGGCTGCGTGCCGTCCTCGACGCCGAGATCGCGGCGGCGCTGGACGACCTGCCCCCCGCGCTGGATGCTCGGCGAGGGGTCGAGGCGTTCGTGCCCGAGGAGCGGCCGCTGCCTCCGGCTGACGACGACACCCTCGACATCGTCGACCGGCACCTGCCCGGGCTGGACGCCAACCCGCCCGTGCCGGCTCGCACCTACCGTCTCCGCGGCCGCACCGATCAGGCGGGGCGAGGGGTGCTCGTGCTGCACGGCGGGGGGTTCGTCTCCGGCGGGGTCGGCCTGGCGGACCCCACCCTCAGGGACCTGGCCACGGAGCTCGACGCGGTCGTGGTCGCCCCGACCTATCGCCTCGCCCCCGCCCACCCGTTCCCGGCCGCGTTCGACGACTGCCGGGCGGCGCTCGGCTGGCTGGCCGACCAACCCGACGTCGACCGCGTGGTCGTGTTCGGCGTGTCCTCCGGCGGCGCGCTTGCCGCCGGCCTTGCCCTCCACGCCCGCGACCACGGCGGACCGGACATCGACGCCGTCGTCATGGGCTTCCCCGTCACCGACGACCGGCTGGTCACCCCGTCCAGCCACGAGGTGACCGACCGCCGCATCTGGAACCGCGGCATGGCCGAGCTGTCGTGGCAGGCCTACCTCGGCGACGCCCACGGCACCGACGACGTCTCGCCCTACGCCGCCCCCATGCGGGCCGTCGACCCGGCGGGCCTGCCGCCGACCACGATCACCGTCGACCAGCACGACCCGCTGCGGGACGAGGGGATCGCCTGGGCGCAGCGGCTGATGCACGCCGGGGTGCCCACCGAGCTGCATGCCTTCCCGGGCACCTTCCACGGCTCGATGGGCTTCGCACCCGACGCGGCGGTCAGCCGCCGCGAGCTGCGGGCCCTCGTCGACGCGATCGCGAGGGCCTGA
- a CDS encoding sulfurtransferase gives MPTNPDALVTTDWVADHSDDTSVVVIDVDEDIEAYSRSHIPGSIGFDWKDDFQDPVRRTFLGPEGFAALMDANGITNDTHVVVYGGNNNWFAAYAYWYFKIYGHEKVALMDGGRKKWELEGRKLTDETTTVTPTSGYVTQEPDADIRARREQVLAEYVGAPDGVALVDVRSPAEFSGETTAPPHLPLEAAMVPGHIPGATNVPWATAVNPDTGEFKSIEQLKEVYEGKGLDGNDEIVAYCRIGERSAHSWFVLHELLGYDRVRNYDGSWTEYGSLVDVPVEKG, from the coding sequence ATGCCAACCAATCCGGACGCGCTCGTCACCACCGACTGGGTGGCCGACCATTCCGACGACACCAGCGTCGTCGTCATCGACGTCGACGAGGACATCGAGGCGTACAGCCGCAGCCACATCCCCGGCTCGATCGGCTTCGACTGGAAGGACGACTTCCAGGACCCCGTGCGCCGGACGTTCCTCGGTCCCGAGGGCTTCGCCGCCCTCATGGACGCCAACGGCATCACCAACGACACCCACGTCGTGGTGTACGGCGGCAACAACAACTGGTTCGCCGCCTACGCCTACTGGTACTTCAAGATCTACGGCCACGAGAAGGTGGCGCTGATGGACGGTGGCCGCAAGAAGTGGGAGCTCGAGGGTCGCAAGCTGACCGACGAGACCACCACGGTCACCCCGACATCGGGCTACGTCACGCAGGAACCCGACGCCGACATCCGTGCACGGCGCGAGCAGGTCCTGGCCGAGTACGTCGGCGCCCCCGACGGCGTCGCCCTGGTCGACGTCCGGTCGCCAGCGGAGTTCTCCGGCGAGACGACCGCCCCGCCGCACCTGCCCCTGGAGGCGGCGATGGTCCCCGGTCACATCCCCGGTGCCACCAACGTCCCGTGGGCGACGGCCGTCAACCCCGACACCGGCGAGTTCAAGTCCATCGAGCAGCTGAAGGAGGTCTACGAGGGCAAGGGCCTGGACGGCAACGACGAGATCGTCGCCTACTGCCGCATCGGCGAGCGTTCGGCACACTCCTGGTTCGTGCTCCACGAGCTGCTCGGCTACGACCGGGTGCGCAACTACGACGGTTCATGGACCGAGTACGGCTCCCTGGTGGACGTACCGGTGGAGAAGGGCTGA
- a CDS encoding DUF885 domain-containing protein, translating to MADSEVMPPSAVPPPPPPSGPHDRVRDNATALAELAEDYHRLQMSADPLLATYYGLDVHRDRLPDLTEAGRGRVRDDTAALRHRVGRIDPSGLSPTEETSRVMLLRLMGDDLAALDGRWSARSVDDFAFAPSAELLYHLGRTQVLDDGHGHAHVRRLAAVGAFLDGALEEHRRAVADRMTPTARGVAEAVERVRRVAVTPAGTSPLLAPLSDRGPLVREQAANAYREVVVPALHRYADGLQRDVAPSARPDDRAGLCWTDDGAEVYGAMLSHFTTLDRPDPAGIHQQGLAIVAALQEEIAEAGQRLLGLSDPAAITERLLNDPSLDYADPSEIVPHAQAICDRAAEAAGAVIGRLPTTPCIVKPVPEDETGAGAAFYDPPTPARPHGIYWVNIVDPRLHRYEAEATAFHEAAPGHHTQLGLQAELDLPAFRRIGTFLSGYGEGWGLYTERLADELGWYSGDLDRLGMLATDMMRACRLVLDTGLHHHGWSRQQAIEWFTAHAPLSAELIVSEVDRYIVYPGQACSYMLGRLEIQRLRAEATRQLGGRFDLSGFHDTILGEGAVPLAALQPMVDRWVDSRAQPTVAQASAQAGGGGG from the coding sequence GTGGCAGACTCCGAGGTCATGCCGCCGTCTGCCGTCCCGCCGCCTCCGCCACCGTCCGGTCCACATGATCGGGTCAGGGACAACGCGACCGCCCTCGCCGAGCTGGCCGAGGACTACCACCGGCTGCAGATGTCGGCCGACCCGCTGCTGGCCACCTACTACGGGCTCGACGTCCACCGCGACCGGTTGCCGGACCTGACCGAAGCCGGCCGCGGCCGGGTCCGCGACGACACCGCCGCCCTGCGCCACCGGGTCGGCAGGATCGACCCCTCCGGCCTGTCACCGACGGAGGAGACCTCTCGGGTGATGCTGCTGCGGCTGATGGGCGACGACCTGGCCGCCCTCGACGGCCGCTGGTCGGCCCGGTCGGTCGACGACTTCGCCTTCGCGCCGTCCGCGGAGCTGCTGTACCACCTCGGGCGCACCCAGGTGCTCGACGACGGGCACGGCCACGCGCACGTCCGCCGGCTGGCCGCGGTCGGCGCCTTCCTCGACGGCGCGCTGGAGGAACACCGCCGGGCCGTTGCCGATCGTATGACCCCGACCGCACGGGGTGTTGCCGAGGCGGTCGAGCGCGTTCGCCGGGTGGCAGTCACGCCCGCCGGGACCAGCCCGCTCCTCGCGCCGCTGTCGGACCGTGGTCCGCTGGTCAGGGAGCAGGCCGCCAACGCCTACCGAGAGGTCGTGGTCCCGGCCCTGCACCGCTACGCGGATGGCCTGCAGCGCGACGTCGCCCCGTCCGCACGGCCCGACGACCGGGCAGGCCTGTGCTGGACCGACGACGGCGCGGAGGTGTACGGCGCGATGCTGTCGCACTTCACCACCCTCGATCGGCCGGATCCTGCCGGCATCCACCAGCAGGGCCTGGCCATCGTGGCTGCGCTGCAGGAGGAGATCGCCGAGGCCGGGCAACGGCTCCTGGGCCTGTCGGACCCGGCCGCCATCACCGAACGGCTGCTCAACGATCCGTCGCTGGACTACGCCGACCCCTCCGAGATCGTGCCGCACGCGCAGGCCATCTGTGACCGGGCGGCCGAGGCGGCCGGGGCCGTCATCGGTCGGCTGCCCACCACACCCTGCATCGTCAAGCCGGTGCCCGAGGACGAGACGGGGGCAGGAGCGGCCTTCTACGACCCGCCGACCCCCGCCCGGCCGCACGGCATCTACTGGGTCAACATCGTCGATCCGCGACTGCACCGCTACGAAGCCGAGGCGACCGCCTTCCACGAGGCCGCGCCGGGCCACCACACCCAGCTCGGGCTGCAGGCCGAGCTCGACCTGCCCGCGTTCCGACGCATCGGCACGTTCCTGTCGGGCTACGGCGAGGGCTGGGGCCTCTACACCGAACGCCTGGCCGACGAGCTGGGCTGGTACTCCGGCGACCTTGACCGGCTGGGCATGCTGGCCACGGACATGATGCGGGCCTGCCGGCTGGTGCTGGACACGGGCCTGCACCACCACGGGTGGTCACGCCAGCAGGCGATCGAATGGTTCACCGCCCACGCACCGCTGTCCGCGGAGCTGATCGTCAGCGAGGTCGACCGCTACATCGTGTACCCCGGCCAGGCGTGCAGCTACATGCTGGGGCGACTGGAGATCCAGCGGTTGCGGGCCGAGGCCACCAGGCAGCTCGGCGGGCGCTTCGACCTGTCCGGCTTCCACGACACGATCCTTGGGGAGGGCGCGGTCCCGCTTGCAGCCCTCCAGCCGATGGTGGACCGTTGGGTCGACTCCCGGGCACAGCCCACGGTTGCCCAGGCCAGTGCTCAGGCGGGCGGTGGCGGGGGCTGA
- a CDS encoding Dabb family protein produces MLTHIVLFDVDTPDNAEEVVRRLTEMAPKIDVVESLEVGRDVIGSDRSWQIGLIVKLADRDALDTYATHPEHVAVLEFIRAVVTRSAAVDFIS; encoded by the coding sequence ATGCTGACCCACATCGTCCTGTTCGACGTCGACACCCCCGACAACGCCGAGGAGGTCGTCCGGCGCCTCACCGAGATGGCCCCGAAGATCGACGTCGTCGAGTCGTTGGAGGTGGGGCGCGACGTCATCGGGTCGGACCGGTCGTGGCAGATCGGCCTGATCGTCAAGCTTGCCGACCGCGACGCCCTCGACACCTACGCCACCCACCCCGAGCACGTGGCCGTGCTGGAGTTCATCCGCGCCGTCGTGACCCGTTCCGCCGCCGTCGACTTCATCAGCTGA
- a CDS encoding DMT family transporter, translating to MSRQGSSAFTTRDALLLLLLALFWGNSFLFVKLAVDVIPPTWIVAGRLTIGGILVSLIVVARARLRGDNDLRLPRGWRALGALLLIGSFGSGLPWALQAWGQQYLDSGLMAVLNSTTPAATLALAVAAGQERLYRSRVLGLLIAILGSVIIVGGEVQAGGPILALLAAVGSTVGYGFGTVMTRAAVSGRFRPLPATAVQLVLGAGVLTMLALGTSGPPPPAWDLPLVPVLALSALGLLGTGLAFLIYFTLIERVGATNASMVTYIVPVVGLISGALVRGERFGANVLIGAVVLIGGVWLAQRTDPMLVPEQGAGAVPEASLSGQR from the coding sequence GTGTCACGCCAAGGGTCGAGCGCCTTCACCACCCGCGACGCGCTGCTGCTGTTGCTGCTGGCGCTGTTCTGGGGCAACTCCTTCCTGTTCGTGAAGCTTGCCGTCGACGTCATCCCCCCGACGTGGATCGTCGCGGGCCGGCTGACGATCGGCGGCATCCTCGTGTCGCTGATCGTCGTCGCGAGGGCACGCCTGCGCGGCGACAACGACCTCCGGCTGCCCAGGGGTTGGCGGGCGCTCGGCGCGCTCCTGCTGATCGGCAGCTTCGGCTCCGGGTTGCCGTGGGCCCTGCAGGCCTGGGGCCAGCAGTACCTGGACTCCGGCCTGATGGCCGTCCTCAACTCCACCACCCCGGCGGCAACCCTTGCGCTGGCCGTCGCGGCCGGGCAGGAGCGGCTGTACCGCAGCCGCGTGCTGGGCCTGCTGATCGCCATCCTCGGCAGCGTGATCATCGTCGGTGGTGAGGTGCAGGCCGGTGGTCCGATCCTGGCGCTGCTCGCCGCCGTGGGGTCCACCGTCGGTTACGGGTTCGGCACGGTGATGACCCGGGCGGCCGTGTCGGGCAGGTTCCGCCCGCTGCCGGCCACCGCCGTGCAGCTGGTGCTGGGCGCGGGCGTCCTCACCATGCTGGCGCTCGGCACCTCCGGGCCGCCGCCGCCCGCCTGGGACCTGCCGCTGGTGCCCGTGCTGGCCCTGTCCGCCCTCGGGCTGCTCGGCACCGGGCTTGCGTTCCTCATCTACTTCACCCTCATCGAGCGGGTCGGCGCCACCAACGCCTCGATGGTCACCTACATCGTCCCGGTCGTCGGGTTGATCTCCGGCGCGCTGGTCCGCGGTGAGCGGTTCGGCGCGAACGTCCTCATCGGCGCGGTCGTGCTGATCGGTGGGGTGTGGCTGGCCCAGCGGACCGATCCGATGCTCGTCCCCGAGCAGGGCGCCGGAGCTGTCCCAGAAGCGTCACTCTCGGGCCAACGCTGA